The following coding sequences lie in one Spirosoma sp. KUDC1026 genomic window:
- a CDS encoding prolyl oligopeptidase family serine peptidase yields MTLSVGAHAQDATGYQTPPKALADLVTLPPTPTISVSDKGDLMLIMEQAGAPDIAELAQPELKLAGLRLNPANNGPSRMRYITNLKLKKVASTQDEMPLTGLPAKPLISYVQWSPDYTKIAFAHSTDEHIELYVADVATAKAQRVGTVYLNATMGMPFRWLSDSKSVIARIVPTGRGAAPEISRVPSGPTTQANVSGQRGQAPTYQDLLKSPSDEKQFAYYTTSQVVRLGLDGQMTNIGQAGIIASADPSPDGKYVMVETVHTPFSYLVPVGRFPLRTDIFATGGSLVKTLNDGPLQETVAYSADGAPTGPRNYNWRADVPASVYYTEAQDKGDPKVKADIRDKVFMVEAPFSGQPKEIYAAQYRFGGFEWGNATMALASERWWQSRKSLTKTVDPTNWQTAVLFDRSYEDRYSNPGQPDTRHNEYGYEVLNLLPNNEILMLNAQGASPEGDRPFVSLLNLKTKKTTELWRSQAPYFERPLAVLDAAKRSIMITRETPDESPNYYVANLMAKGKKAAAPVQVTFFPHPYPQLKGIQKQQLRYKRPDGVDLTATLYLPAGYKKEQGPLPTFLWAYPAEFKSKDAASQVSGSPYQFNRISYWGAAAFVTMGYAILDNASIPIVGEGDKEPNDTYVQQLVSSAKAAIDEGVRLGVVDSSRVGVGGHSYGAFMTANLLTHSNLFKAGIARSGAYNRTLTPFGFQNEQRTYWQAPDVYNTMSPFQNANKVKTPILLVHGEADNNTGTFPIQSERYYNALKSFGVTSKLVFLPYESHGYTAKESLLHMLWEMNGWLDAYVKNPKPTPTAQPANKAGKLGSGK; encoded by the coding sequence ATGACCCTGTCTGTAGGTGCACACGCCCAGGATGCCACCGGGTATCAAACGCCCCCCAAAGCCCTGGCCGATCTGGTCACCCTGCCCCCCACGCCAACGATCAGCGTATCGGACAAAGGCGACCTGATGCTGATTATGGAACAGGCTGGTGCGCCCGACATCGCCGAACTGGCCCAGCCCGAACTTAAGCTGGCAGGGCTGCGACTCAATCCAGCCAACAACGGTCCGAGCCGGATGCGCTACATCACCAACCTGAAACTCAAAAAAGTAGCTTCAACGCAGGACGAGATGCCCCTGACGGGCCTACCCGCCAAGCCGCTCATCAGCTATGTGCAGTGGTCGCCCGATTACACGAAAATCGCTTTTGCCCACTCGACCGACGAGCACATTGAACTGTACGTCGCCGACGTAGCCACGGCTAAAGCGCAGCGCGTTGGTACGGTTTACCTGAACGCCACGATGGGAATGCCATTCCGGTGGCTGTCTGACAGCAAGAGCGTGATCGCCCGCATCGTACCTACCGGTCGTGGAGCGGCCCCCGAAATCAGCCGCGTACCATCCGGACCAACCACCCAGGCCAACGTCAGCGGTCAGCGCGGACAGGCACCAACGTACCAGGATCTGCTCAAAAGCCCCTCCGACGAAAAGCAGTTTGCTTATTACACGACCTCGCAGGTCGTGCGGCTGGGACTCGATGGCCAGATGACGAACATTGGTCAGGCGGGCATTATCGCGTCGGCAGATCCCTCACCGGATGGAAAATACGTCATGGTCGAAACAGTACATACGCCGTTTTCGTATCTCGTACCAGTAGGCCGTTTCCCACTCCGCACCGACATTTTTGCTACGGGCGGCTCGCTGGTAAAAACACTGAACGATGGTCCGCTTCAGGAAACGGTAGCCTACAGCGCCGACGGTGCTCCAACCGGTCCTCGTAACTACAACTGGCGGGCCGACGTACCGGCGTCGGTGTATTATACCGAAGCGCAGGACAAAGGCGATCCGAAGGTGAAGGCCGATATTCGGGACAAAGTATTCATGGTCGAAGCGCCCTTCAGCGGTCAGCCCAAAGAGATTTATGCCGCTCAGTACCGTTTCGGTGGATTCGAGTGGGGTAACGCCACGATGGCCCTGGCCAGCGAACGCTGGTGGCAGAGCCGCAAGAGCCTGACCAAAACGGTCGATCCAACGAACTGGCAGACGGCGGTTCTGTTCGACCGCTCGTACGAAGATCGCTACAGCAACCCCGGCCAGCCCGACACCCGGCATAATGAGTATGGCTACGAAGTTCTGAATCTGCTGCCCAACAACGAGATTCTGATGCTGAACGCCCAGGGGGCCTCACCCGAAGGCGACCGGCCCTTCGTGAGCCTGCTCAATCTGAAAACCAAGAAAACAACTGAACTGTGGCGGTCGCAGGCTCCCTATTTCGAGCGGCCGCTTGCCGTACTGGACGCGGCTAAGCGGTCGATCATGATCACCCGCGAAACGCCCGACGAAAGTCCGAACTACTACGTAGCGAACCTGATGGCGAAGGGCAAAAAAGCCGCAGCGCCGGTACAGGTTACGTTCTTCCCGCATCCATACCCGCAGCTGAAAGGTATTCAAAAGCAGCAGCTTCGCTACAAACGCCCGGATGGCGTCGATCTGACCGCTACGCTTTACCTGCCTGCAGGTTACAAGAAAGAGCAGGGGCCACTGCCTACGTTCCTGTGGGCGTATCCGGCCGAGTTCAAGAGCAAGGATGCCGCCAGCCAGGTATCGGGTTCGCCTTACCAGTTTAACCGGATCAGCTACTGGGGCGCGGCTGCCTTCGTCACAATGGGCTACGCTATTCTGGACAACGCCAGCATCCCTATTGTAGGTGAGGGCGATAAAGAGCCAAACGATACGTACGTACAGCAACTGGTATCGAGCGCAAAAGCCGCCATTGACGAAGGGGTTCGGTTGGGCGTTGTTGACTCCAGCCGCGTGGGCGTGGGTGGTCACTCGTACGGCGCGTTCATGACAGCCAACCTGCTGACGCACAGCAATCTATTCAAAGCGGGTATTGCCCGGAGTGGTGCCTACAACCGGACGCTGACGCCATTCGGTTTCCAGAACGAACAACGGACCTACTGGCAGGCACCCGACGTCTACAACACGATGTCGCCGTTCCAGAACGCGAACAAAGTAAAAACACCAATCCTGCTGGTTCACGGGGAAGCCGATAACAACACCGGTACGTTCCCGATCCAGTCGGAGCGTTACTATAACGCTCTGAAAAGCTTCGGCGTAACGAGCAAACTGGTGTTCCTGCCGTACGAAAGCCACGGCTACACCGCCAAGGAATCATTACTCCACATGCTGTGGGAAATGAACGGCTGGCTGGATGCCTATGTCAAGAATCCAAAACCAACGCCAACGGCTCAACCGGCTAACAAAGCAGGTAAGCTGGGCAGCGGCAAGTAA
- the truA gene encoding tRNA pseudouridine(38-40) synthase TruA: MRYFIELSYRGGAYHGWQTQANGISVQTTLEAALTQRFQQPVFVIGSGRTDAGVHAAQQFAHFDVPAEINTSESMIHSLNCILPDDIGIHSIFPVRDEDHARYSAISRYYQYHISRQKDVFAPGLTYYFQPQLDDRLMNEACQILLKYTDFKSFSKVRANVTHFRCQLAFAYWERKNADQITFHIKANRFLWGMVRTIVGAMVEIGQGRMSLDQFDQLIQARDRTLLGRPAPANGLYLTEVGYPEGVLVNRPND, translated from the coding sequence ATGCGTTATTTTATTGAGTTATCGTACCGGGGGGGCGCTTACCATGGCTGGCAGACGCAGGCGAACGGAATCAGTGTGCAGACTACGCTGGAAGCAGCCCTGACGCAGCGATTTCAGCAGCCTGTTTTTGTGATTGGCAGCGGCCGTACGGATGCGGGGGTTCATGCCGCCCAACAGTTCGCGCACTTTGACGTGCCTGCCGAAATCAATACGTCGGAGTCGATGATTCATTCGCTCAACTGCATTCTACCCGACGACATTGGTATCCACAGTATCTTTCCCGTTCGGGACGAGGACCACGCCCGCTACTCGGCCATCTCGCGCTATTATCAGTACCACATTTCGCGGCAGAAAGACGTATTTGCGCCGGGTCTGACCTATTATTTTCAGCCGCAGCTGGATGACAGGCTCATGAACGAAGCTTGTCAGATTCTGCTGAAATACACTGATTTTAAAAGCTTCAGCAAGGTTCGCGCTAACGTAACACACTTCCGTTGCCAGCTTGCGTTTGCTTATTGGGAGCGGAAAAACGCTGACCAGATTACATTCCACATTAAAGCCAATCGGTTTCTCTGGGGCATGGTCCGCACGATTGTCGGGGCGATGGTCGAGATAGGGCAGGGGCGTATGAGCCTGGACCAGTTCGATCAGCTCATTCAGGCCCGCGATCGGACATTGCTTGGTCGCCCGGCTCCCGCTAATGGGCTGTATCTGACGGAAGTTGGCTATCCCGAAGGGGTGCTAGTAAACCGGCCTAACGACTAG
- a CDS encoding NAD(P)-dependent alcohol dehydrogenase, translating to MKAAVLEHYGDPSEFVIKTLNAPTISDGQILVRNRATSVNPVDAMIRAGAFRVASGLFGDQIIGSDFCGIVLESRSTRFKTGDEVYGAVPPTNGAAYASEVAADEDVVALKPATISFAEAAALPVVALTAYQALLQGNLTAGGHVLINGCTGGVGCAAVQLAKHMGATVTGTCSPAHNEAANELGCDTVLDYDKPLPANQQYDLIFDTAGKLILSDVEPHLKEDALLITTKPDTEGFSRTLSTLVDLVKPRMKIIAMEANTADLTTLKELVEQGKLKSYVARTFPLEQMEQAHRLLEAGDFVSKIAISID from the coding sequence ATGAAAGCTGCAGTTTTGGAACACTACGGTGACCCCAGTGAATTTGTGATAAAAACGCTTAACGCGCCAACCATCAGTGATGGCCAGATTCTGGTTCGGAACCGGGCTACATCGGTAAACCCTGTTGACGCCATGATTCGGGCGGGGGCGTTCCGGGTCGCATCGGGTCTGTTCGGCGATCAGATTATCGGGAGTGATTTCTGCGGGATTGTGCTGGAGTCAAGAAGTACGCGGTTCAAAACAGGCGATGAGGTGTACGGAGCGGTGCCACCCACGAATGGAGCTGCTTACGCCAGTGAAGTAGCCGCTGACGAAGACGTTGTTGCGCTGAAGCCTGCAACCATCAGCTTCGCCGAAGCGGCCGCCTTACCCGTGGTGGCGCTGACGGCCTATCAGGCTCTGCTACAGGGAAATCTGACAGCGGGCGGCCATGTCCTGATCAATGGATGTACGGGGGGCGTTGGTTGTGCCGCGGTGCAACTGGCCAAACACATGGGCGCGACCGTAACGGGCACCTGTAGCCCGGCGCACAATGAAGCTGCTAATGAACTAGGCTGCGACACCGTGCTGGATTATGACAAACCGCTGCCCGCCAATCAGCAGTACGACCTGATTTTTGATACGGCGGGTAAGCTGATTCTGTCGGACGTGGAGCCGCATTTGAAGGAAGACGCCCTACTGATCACGACCAAACCTGATACGGAAGGTTTCTCCCGGACCCTATCAACGCTGGTTGATCTGGTGAAACCCCGCATGAAAATAATTGCCATGGAAGCGAACACGGCTGATCTGACGACGCTGAAAGAGCTGGTCGAACAGGGGAAATTGAAATCTTACGTAGCCCGTACGTTTCCGCTGGAGCAGATGGAACAGGCGCATCGCCTGCTGGAAGCGGGTGATTTTGTGAGTAAAATTGCCATCTCGATTGATTGA
- a CDS encoding glycosyltransferase, with the protein MHTRFPDVSLLITHYNRSQSLERLLIAFLKLDCTFADIVVSDDGSKVEHQTMLRELQQQYGFTLVTTSTNRGLGNNINKGQDAVKTPYTLYIQEDFVPKPAFVERLEQSLGYMEKDQGLDYVRFYAYLTYPYLKPYGDGFSETKFSGWKPDYYKIYAYSDHPHLRRSTFLTKFGRYVEGMKVDKTEYRMCVSFLQNKGRALFYNDFKELFDQRNDVAEPSTVQRSRWMLSHNPFIKIVRNTYRQVKYNYDIQFMRPLSK; encoded by the coding sequence ATGCATACTCGATTTCCGGACGTATCCCTGTTAATTACCCACTACAATCGCAGTCAGTCACTGGAACGGTTGCTGATCGCTTTCCTGAAACTGGATTGCACATTTGCTGATATTGTCGTTTCGGACGACGGCAGTAAAGTCGAGCACCAGACGATGCTGCGCGAGCTGCAGCAGCAGTACGGCTTCACGCTCGTTACAACGTCGACAAACCGGGGGCTCGGCAACAATATTAACAAAGGGCAGGATGCGGTGAAGACGCCCTACACCCTGTACATTCAGGAGGACTTTGTGCCGAAACCTGCTTTTGTAGAGCGCCTTGAGCAATCACTGGGTTATATGGAAAAGGACCAGGGACTGGACTACGTGCGGTTCTACGCCTATCTGACCTATCCCTATCTAAAGCCCTACGGCGATGGCTTCTCGGAAACAAAGTTTTCGGGCTGGAAACCGGATTATTATAAGATTTATGCGTACAGCGATCACCCGCACCTGCGCCGGAGCACGTTTCTGACCAAGTTTGGTCGTTACGTGGAAGGCATGAAAGTGGATAAGACCGAGTACCGCATGTGCGTTTCGTTTCTTCAGAATAAAGGCCGGGCGCTGTTCTACAACGATTTTAAGGAACTGTTCGACCAACGTAACGACGTAGCCGAGCCGAGTACGGTTCAGCGCAGCCGGTGGATGCTCAGCCATAATCCGTTCATTAAGATTGTGCGGAATACCTATCGGCAAGTTAAATACAATTACGACATCCAGTTTATGCGCCCACTGAGCAAGTGA
- a CDS encoding DUF6600 domain-containing protein: MNALRKIGMICLIAWAAIGLGFTGCATAQPGMSVPVESFYDELAPYGQWTQYPGYGNAWIPSAGPDFQPYASNGHWIVTEYGNTWVSNYDWGWAPFHYGRWIYDPAYGGWLWLPGSDWGPAWVSWRSGGGYYGWAPLGPGVNINVNVNLPAFCWTFVPQAYITSPRLYNYRVARPNVVNIYHNTTIINNVYRSNNRAYVYGPQRGDIERVTRQSVPVYRIDQINRPGRSVVSNGSVGFYHPGNGRSYSRDYSRADRNPGRDFNNYNSPNSGYGNGYSGGNRSANPNAGRSRIYEPGNYNRSGTNPYEGRGGYSPDINTTPGRGFDNTPGRSYSPEAVNPGNTPGRSYERMEQPQRSYQGNDMNPGRQNGFGQQPERSYGRGGQMGGIRNESTPNARQERTYQQQAPSNGGFQGGREAGGGQRSMPGQPGGGGERQSGGRGPR, translated from the coding sequence ATGAACGCGCTAAGAAAAATAGGAATGATTTGTCTGATTGCCTGGGCGGCAATTGGCTTGGGTTTTACGGGGTGTGCTACGGCACAACCGGGGATGAGCGTGCCGGTTGAGTCGTTCTACGATGAACTGGCGCCCTACGGACAGTGGACGCAGTACCCCGGTTACGGCAACGCCTGGATTCCGTCGGCAGGTCCCGATTTTCAGCCCTATGCCAGCAATGGGCACTGGATCGTTACCGAATACGGTAATACCTGGGTATCAAACTATGACTGGGGCTGGGCACCATTTCACTACGGTCGCTGGATTTATGACCCTGCCTATGGCGGCTGGCTCTGGCTACCGGGTTCCGACTGGGGACCCGCCTGGGTAAGCTGGCGGTCGGGTGGTGGGTATTACGGCTGGGCTCCGCTGGGTCCCGGCGTGAATATCAATGTGAACGTCAATCTGCCTGCTTTCTGCTGGACCTTCGTGCCGCAGGCGTACATTACCAGTCCCCGCCTGTATAATTATCGGGTGGCCCGGCCGAACGTAGTGAACATCTACCACAACACGACCATTATCAACAACGTCTATCGGTCGAACAACCGGGCGTACGTATATGGCCCGCAGCGGGGTGACATCGAACGGGTTACCCGTCAGTCGGTGCCGGTTTACCGCATCGACCAGATCAATCGTCCGGGCCGGTCGGTGGTCAGCAATGGGTCGGTTGGATTTTACCATCCCGGTAACGGCCGGTCGTACAGCCGCGACTACAGTCGGGCTGACCGGAACCCCGGTCGTGATTTCAACAACTATAACTCGCCAAATTCGGGTTATGGAAATGGCTATTCCGGCGGAAACCGCTCGGCCAATCCGAATGCTGGTCGTTCGCGGATTTACGAACCGGGTAATTACAACCGGTCTGGTACTAATCCGTACGAGGGACGTGGCGGTTACTCGCCGGACATAAATACAACCCCAGGCCGCGGCTTCGATAATACGCCTGGCCGAAGCTATTCGCCTGAGGCAGTTAACCCCGGTAATACGCCCGGTCGTTCCTACGAACGCATGGAGCAGCCCCAGCGGAGTTATCAAGGTAATGATATGAACCCGGGCCGGCAAAATGGCTTTGGGCAGCAGCCGGAACGTAGCTACGGCCGGGGTGGACAGATGGGCGGTATACGGAACGAATCGACGCCAAACGCCCGTCAGGAACGAACGTATCAACAGCAGGCACCATCGAACGGTGGCTTTCAGGGGGGCCGAGAAGCGGGCGGTGGCCAGCGCTCGATGCCAGGCCAGCCTGGTGGTGGTGGTGAACGCCAGTCGGGTGGTCGCGGTCCACGCTAA
- the corA gene encoding magnesium/cobalt transporter CorA: MIRIFQQDETAVRKIRDIDSFSDTERTLWVDLQNPTSAEIKSVEEKFDVDFLSQQELLEIESSSRYIEEDDFMIANSNFLVPDQEQRYVTVPVSFLLKDDMLFTYRHADLKSFADTVKRIKSRRALFSDGAQILISIFESRIDYDADLIEMVSGEIKAINRMLDLDAKLDKEMLLNINDYQELTMSIRENVVDKQRVISSMIRSDGWFNEQEQGRLRTLIKDINSLIDHTNFIFERLEFLQNTYLGLIDLEQNRVVKIFTVVSLVFLPPTLLASIWGMNFDKMPETHWEYGYAFALAMMVLSSALTVWIFRRKQWL, encoded by the coding sequence ATGATTCGCATTTTTCAGCAAGATGAAACCGCCGTCCGTAAAATACGGGATATCGATTCATTCTCCGATACCGAACGAACGCTGTGGGTCGATCTGCAGAATCCAACCTCGGCCGAAATCAAGAGCGTTGAAGAAAAGTTTGATGTCGATTTTCTGAGTCAGCAGGAGCTGCTGGAGATTGAAAGCAGTTCGCGCTACATCGAGGAAGATGACTTCATGATTGCCAATTCCAACTTTCTGGTGCCGGACCAGGAGCAGCGCTACGTAACGGTACCCGTCAGTTTTCTTCTGAAAGACGACATGCTGTTTACCTACCGGCACGCCGACCTTAAGTCGTTTGCCGATACGGTGAAACGTATCAAATCGCGTCGGGCACTGTTCAGCGATGGCGCACAGATCCTGATTTCTATTTTCGAATCGCGAATCGATTACGATGCCGATCTGATCGAGATGGTGTCGGGTGAGATCAAGGCCATCAACCGGATGCTTGATCTGGACGCCAAGCTGGATAAGGAGATGCTGCTGAACATCAACGATTACCAGGAACTGACGATGTCGATTCGGGAAAACGTGGTTGATAAGCAGCGGGTAATCTCATCCATGATCCGGTCGGATGGCTGGTTCAACGAACAGGAACAGGGCCGATTGCGAACCCTGATTAAAGACATTAATTCCCTGATTGACCACACCAATTTCATTTTCGAGCGGCTGGAATTTCTACAGAATACCTACCTTGGTCTGATCGACCTGGAACAGAACCGGGTCGTCAAGATATTTACGGTCGTTTCACTGGTGTTTCTGCCCCCCACGTTACTGGCCAGTATCTGGGGCATGAACTTCGACAAGATGCCTGAAACTCACTGGGAGTACGGCTATGCGTTTGCCCTGGCGATGATGGTGCTGTCGTCTGCACTGACGGTATGGATTTTCCGGCGGAAGCAATGGCTGTAA
- a CDS encoding isochorismate synthase, which produces MQSDPVRNSVNTVSPTTDSLWYAAQTLGYPAALWRLPNQTEKQFIISTDERLPRVTADLEELPAGFVFSPFDNLNSETSAPAQTLFLRADLQASFSATGVTSLTISSDFLAEQIQQLVRRSNKSAANYDQPATVSADLTDPDEQTRYLRNVTAAIEAMQRGEFRKVVLSRTKRVRFDQIPRVTSLFDKLCARYPTAFVSAVYLPETNQVWLSATPERLVSVDQDGIFRTVSLAGTQSAYEPDGTPKRPSEAMWSQKEIEEQALVNRYIIECFKKIRLREYVEEGPKTIIAGNLMHLCTSFTVDTQQVCYPQLGTVMLRLLHPTSAVCGMPRDQAFAFIQQHEVHDREFYAGFLGPVNVSQPEQGPGPASNLFVHLRCMKLEGDTATLYAGAGITEDSNPEREWQETEMKCQTVLAVLN; this is translated from the coding sequence ATGCAATCTGATCCTGTTCGTAACTCTGTTAATACGGTTTCTCCAACGACCGATTCGCTCTGGTATGCCGCCCAGACACTTGGCTATCCAGCTGCCCTCTGGCGGCTTCCAAACCAGACTGAAAAACAGTTTATTATCTCGACCGACGAACGGCTGCCGCGCGTAACGGCAGACCTGGAAGAACTGCCTGCCGGCTTTGTTTTCAGCCCGTTCGACAACCTGAATTCGGAAACAAGTGCCCCTGCCCAAACGCTGTTTTTACGCGCCGATCTACAGGCTAGTTTCTCGGCTACGGGCGTTACCAGCCTGACCATTTCGTCGGATTTTTTAGCCGAACAAATCCAGCAACTGGTACGTCGATCGAACAAATCAGCCGCTAATTATGACCAGCCCGCTACCGTTTCGGCCGATCTGACCGACCCCGATGAGCAAACGCGTTACCTCCGCAACGTAACAGCCGCCATCGAGGCCATGCAGCGGGGTGAATTCCGCAAAGTCGTTCTATCGCGAACCAAACGGGTTCGCTTCGATCAGATACCACGGGTTACTTCGCTGTTTGACAAACTTTGTGCCAGGTACCCAACCGCGTTTGTGTCGGCGGTCTATCTGCCCGAAACGAACCAGGTCTGGCTCAGCGCAACGCCCGAACGTCTGGTCAGCGTTGATCAGGACGGTATTTTTCGGACGGTATCCCTGGCGGGTACCCAATCGGCCTATGAGCCCGACGGTACGCCCAAACGCCCATCGGAAGCGATGTGGTCGCAGAAAGAAATTGAGGAACAGGCCCTGGTTAACCGGTATATTATTGAGTGTTTTAAGAAGATCCGGCTGCGGGAATACGTTGAAGAAGGCCCCAAAACCATTATTGCCGGGAACCTGATGCACCTGTGCACCAGCTTTACGGTCGATACGCAACAGGTGTGTTACCCACAGCTCGGTACGGTCATGCTCCGGTTGCTGCACCCTACCTCGGCCGTTTGCGGTATGCCGCGCGACCAGGCGTTTGCGTTTATTCAGCAACACGAGGTTCACGATCGTGAGTTTTACGCGGGCTTTCTGGGACCTGTCAATGTCAGCCAGCCCGAACAGGGGCCTGGCCCGGCCAGTAACCTGTTCGTTCATCTGCGCTGCATGAAGCTGGAAGGCGACACGGCCACCCTGTACGCCGGTGCCGGTATTACCGAGGACTCGAATCCAGAACGCGAGTGGCAGGAAACGGAAATGAAGTGCCAGACGGTGCTGGCCGTATTAAACTAA
- a CDS encoding adhesin: protein MINVPAFDQDEDVLLMNPDPEAAAFEDDDDDFDGGAEFDELGSGATSGYGEDDLADIEDDEFNDDDISEELDDDVEDDLDDDDDF from the coding sequence ATGATTAATGTGCCAGCGTTCGACCAAGACGAAGACGTGTTATTGATGAACCCTGACCCGGAAGCGGCTGCCTTTGAGGACGATGACGACGACTTTGATGGCGGAGCCGAATTTGATGAATTAGGTTCAGGGGCTACCAGTGGCTACGGCGAAGATGATCTTGCCGACATTGAAGACGACGAATTTAACGACGACGACATCAGTGAAGAACTGGATGACGACGTAGAGGATGACCTCGATGATGATGACGATTTTTAA
- a CDS encoding glycoside hydrolase family 130 protein: MKNYQLRRLSDQPILQTSDVKPAIDGFEVLGAFNPAACWFDGEILLLLRVAEAPRAEKGTILVPLLEDQNGVPVLTIKRFTEPDEDYDPRVVTIDGKQYLTSLSHLRLARSQDGIHFEIDIKPFLFPARMDESYGIEDARITFLEGKYWITYTAVSEHGPAVGLAVTTDFVTVERLGIILPPPNKDVALFPEKINGTYWLMHRPMVSDIGKPSIWLAESTDGVHWGKHRFLFGGRGLTDPAFAWEGGKIGGGPEPILTDEGWLLCYHGADATHAYSLALALLDKSDPTRVLDRSKAPLLSPELSWEREGFFPNVVFSNGWVMWPDESAQAGKIWVYYGAADSGVGLAELVQA, encoded by the coding sequence ATGAAGAATTACCAGCTCCGCCGACTCTCCGATCAGCCCATTCTGCAAACTAGTGACGTAAAACCCGCCATCGACGGTTTTGAGGTACTGGGCGCTTTTAATCCGGCTGCCTGCTGGTTCGATGGTGAGATTCTCTTGCTGCTCCGGGTTGCCGAAGCCCCCAGGGCCGAAAAAGGTACAATCCTGGTTCCGCTGCTGGAGGATCAGAACGGCGTTCCGGTGCTGACGATCAAACGTTTTACCGAGCCCGACGAAGACTATGATCCCCGCGTCGTCACGATAGATGGCAAACAATACCTGACCTCGCTGAGTCACCTGCGGCTAGCCCGGAGCCAGGACGGTATTCATTTTGAGATTGACATCAAACCGTTTCTGTTTCCGGCCCGGATGGACGAGTCATACGGTATTGAAGACGCCCGGATTACGTTTCTGGAAGGCAAATACTGGATTACGTACACGGCTGTATCGGAACATGGCCCGGCTGTCGGGCTAGCCGTCACCACCGATTTTGTTACCGTCGAACGACTGGGTATTATCCTGCCCCCGCCCAATAAAGACGTAGCGCTTTTTCCCGAAAAAATAAACGGTACGTACTGGCTGATGCACCGGCCAATGGTATCGGATATTGGCAAACCGTCGATCTGGCTGGCCGAGTCGACCGACGGTGTTCACTGGGGGAAACATCGGTTTCTGTTCGGTGGCCGGGGTCTGACCGATCCGGCATTTGCCTGGGAGGGCGGCAAGATTGGAGGTGGCCCTGAGCCGATCCTAACGGACGAGGGCTGGCTCTTGTGTTATCACGGTGCCGACGCTACGCACGCCTACTCGCTGGCCCTGGCCCTCCTGGATAAAAGCGACCCTACCCGCGTGCTGGATCGCTCCAAGGCCCCCCTGCTGAGCCCAGAACTAAGCTGGGAGCGCGAAGGCTTTTTCCCGAACGTCGTGTTTTCCAACGGCTGGGTCATGTGGCCGGACGAGAGCGCTCAGGCGGGCAAAATCTGGGTGTATTACGGAGCCGCCGACTCGGGCGTGGGGCTTGCCGAACTGGTGCAGGCGTAA
- a CDS encoding DUF6624 domain-containing protein: MYTLDQRYREYMARFDEEKPLRDSLAAVLKVEQSNLMNALWAQQSKIDASNLARTEAILKQYGYPGKKLVGEPTNEAVFYIIQHSDKIDTYLPQVKQAAEHGELPFRLYAMMLDRSLMHQYKPQIYGTQASCRTLQHEAKQQCFVWPIADYDDVNTLRKKAGFTQTVEEYAQQLRAIYERTTVEAVKRKYRF, encoded by the coding sequence ATGTATACACTCGACCAGCGCTACCGGGAATACATGGCTCGCTTTGATGAAGAGAAACCGTTGCGTGATAGTCTTGCGGCTGTGCTTAAGGTCGAGCAGAGCAATCTGATGAACGCGTTATGGGCTCAGCAGAGCAAGATAGACGCGAGCAACCTGGCCCGAACCGAAGCTATCCTGAAACAGTATGGCTATCCCGGTAAAAAGCTGGTTGGCGAGCCTACCAACGAAGCGGTCTTCTACATCATCCAGCATTCCGATAAGATCGATACGTATCTGCCGCAGGTTAAACAAGCGGCCGAGCATGGCGAGCTACCGTTCCGGCTCTACGCGATGATGCTTGACCGCTCACTGATGCATCAGTACAAACCCCAGATTTACGGTACGCAGGCTTCTTGTCGGACGTTACAGCACGAGGCAAAGCAGCAATGTTTTGTTTGGCCCATTGCCGACTATGACGATGTGAACACACTACGCAAAAAAGCCGGGTTTACGCAAACCGTTGAGGAGTATGCCCAACAGCTTCGCGCCATATATGAACGGACTACGGTAGAGGCCGTCAAACGCAAATACCGGTTTTAG